Genomic segment of Candidatus Chlorohelix allophototropha:
ATTTGTTCGGGCATGAAGTGCAGGGTTCCATATACAAAGCGCGTCGTCAAATAGCCAATCTTATTGGCGCAAAAGCGGAAAATATCGTTTTCACCAGCGGGGCAACCGAATCTGACAATATCGCGCTCTTTGGAATTGCAGAAAAATATGCTACTAAAGGCGATCATATAATCACCTGCGTTACAGAGCATAAAGCAATTCTAGATTCAGCCCGCCGCCTTGAGCAATTGGGTAAAAATATTACTTTTCTGCCGGTTGACCAATATGGCAGAGTTGATCCTGAAGCAGTACGAAACGCCATTACTCCTCACACAATCCTAATTTCTATTATGGCTGCCAATAACGAGATCGGCACAATTCCCGATCTGAAAGCAATTGGCGCGATTGCGCGCGAGCATGGGGTGCTGTTCCATACTGATGGCGCACAATATGTTGGGCATTTACCCTTGAATGTCGATGAATACAATATAGACCTCCTTTCCATTTCCGCTCACAAAATTTACGGACCAAAGGGAATCGGCGCTTTATATATCAGACCGGGTGTTGAGGTAGAGCCGGTAATTTACGGGGGCGGGCATGAACAGGGTGTACGCTCTGGAACATTAAATGTGCCGGGTATCGTGGGTTTTGGCGAAGCAGCTCAAATTTGCGCGGAACATTTGGAGACAGAAGTGCCACGCTTGCGAAATTTGACTCAGCGCCTATGGGAAGGTATCAGCAAAGCAGTAGAAGGTGTTGAACTGAACGGACATCCTACCGAACGCTTACCTCACAATCTTAATATCAGCATAAAA
This window contains:
- a CDS encoding cysteine desulfurase family protein, whose protein sequence is MSLTLPIYLDYNATTPVDERVLEAMLPYFSRKFGNAASDHLFGHEVQGSIYKARRQIANLIGAKAENIVFTSGATESDNIALFGIAEKYATKGDHIITCVTEHKAILDSARRLEQLGKNITFLPVDQYGRVDPEAVRNAITPHTILISIMAANNEIGTIPDLKAIGAIAREHGVLFHTDGAQYVGHLPLNVDEYNIDLLSISAHKIYGPKGIGALYIRPGVEVEPVIYGGGHEQGVRSGTLNVPGIVGFGEAAQICAEHLETEVPRLRNLTQRLWEGISKAVEGVELNGHPTERLPHNLNISIKGISSRELIVQLGDIAISAGSACNAAVAKASHVISALGFGEERGLTSLRFGLGRYNTEEEIDYVIEKVIGLANSKTHVLSYSA